The Flavobacterium sp. 140616W15 sequence TATAAAATGTTATCCTGAGCAGAGTCGAAGGGTACAAATCATAATCAACAATATAAATATGTCAAGAGACACACAACTTAAAGAACGCTGGGAACAGCTTGTAAATATACTTTCTGATCAATTTTCACAAGGAGAAAACTTAGATTTAGATTCCATAATTTATTTAATAGGGGTACAGGAGTTAGGAAAATTACATCGCGAATTTAAAAAAGATGAAAAATTAAACCTAATGCATATCGCTATATGTAGGTTATTAGAACCTTATGGGTTTTATGAATTTGAGTTTTTTGACGAAGAAGGTTGGCCGCATTACAAAGTAAAAGAAGAATTACCTCCATTAAAGGCAGGAGAACAATCTGTTTTGATGAAAGAAGCAATTGTGAATTATTTTTTAGAAAGAAAACTTATTGATTAGTTTTTTAGTATTCAGTCTCAGTCTACAGTCACAGTTTCGGTTTGTCTTTCAATAGGTACTGAAAACCCAGAATGAATATCGCGACTGTAAACTGCGACTAAAAATTAGTTTGATAAGATAGTTTCTTGAAATTGAAAGGAAACTTTGAATTTTAGACATTATACTTAGAACAAAATCCTTAAATTTGTAGTTTCAAAGTAAGATCGATGATAGATAAGATAAAAGAATATATTGGGGAAGCTCAAGCTTTTTCAACAGAAAACAAAGAAGAATTAGAAGCATTCCGAATTAAATTTCTTGGTAAGAAAGGTGTTTTAAACGATTTTTTTGCCGAATTTAAGACTGTACCAAATGATCAAAAAAGGAATTTGGACAAGTTATAAACGCTTTAAAAACAGCTGCTGAAGATAAAGTAAAGGCTATTGTTGAAGCTTTAGAAAGCAAGGAAGAAGTTAAAGGTGTTTATGGAGATTTAACTCGTGCTGCAGAACCAATAATTATTGGCTCTCGTCATCCGATATCAATCGTGAAGAATCAGATTATAGATATTTTTGCTAATATTGGTTTTAACGTTTCCGAAGGTCCAGAAATCGAAGATGACTGGCATAATTTTACCGCATTAAATCTTCCGGAATACCATCCGGCACGTGATATGCAGGATACATTTTTTATACAAACAAATCCTGATGTATTGTTGCGTACACATACTTCATCAGTTCAGGTGCGTTATATGGAAAATCATAAACCGCCTATTCGTACTATTTCTCCAGGACGTGTTTTTCGTAATGAAGCAATTTCGTCACGTTCACACTGTATTTTCCATCAGGTAGAAGGATTGTATATTGATAAAGATGTTTCGTTTGCCGATTTAAAACAAACTTTGCTTTACTTTACGAAAGAAATGTTCGGAAAGTCAAAAATTCGTTTGCGTCCATCATATTTTCCATTTACAGAGCCTAGTGCTGAGATCGATATTTATTGGGGACTAAAAACGGAAACTGATTATCGTATCACTAAAGGAACGGGTTGGTTAGAAATTGGTGGTTGTGGAATGGTAGATCCAAACGTTTTGAAAAATTGTGATATAAATCCAGAAGAATACAATGGGTTTGCATTTGGAATGGGAGTAGAGCGTATTGCAATGTTGTTGTACCAAATTGGAGATATTCGTATGTTTTACGAAAATGATGTTCGATTCTTAGAGCAATTTAAATCGAATATATAATATAAGTTGAAAGTTATAAAGTCGAAAGTTTCAAAGTATGGGATTTTCGACTTTATGATTTTATAAGTTTAGACTAATATGAAAAAGGATATAATTATTCCAGAAGTAGAAAATGTATTTTTGGCAGTTGTTCAAGAATGGAGCGACGATTTTATGGAGAAAGTGTGGTACGCTTATCTTATAAATGATAGTGATTTTAATATTGATAGTGTAATGGTGGTTTCAAAAGCTTTTGGAACAATCGATGGCGAAATGAAAAAAACGTCACTTTTGCGTCATGCTTTTGTTGAAGTTCCTGCAGTTTCAGTTGTAAAAATCGAAATGGTAGAAAAAAGCCTATTGACTTTAAACAACGAATTTATGGTTACTTATTTTATCGGTAATACATTATATGATAAGAAGTTTATTTTCAAAGCACATTCTATTCATGAAGATTTTTCTGAAGAAGTGCCAATTCTATTCGTTGAAGGAATTATGGTGAAATAGTTTGTTGTTGCAATTTTTAAAAAATGTAGCATATAATTTCTATAAAAAGAGTAAATAGATGAATAAAGAAGAGTCCCAAATAATTTAATTATTTGGGACTCTTCTTTATTTTTAACAGATAGAAAACGAAATATTAGTCTAATAAATCCGTTAATTTTTTAAATACCACTTTGGCGTCTTTGCCTTCATATAAGATACTATATACAGCATCTATAATTGGTGTTTTTGCACCGTAACCTTGGTTTAGTTTGTAAGCGCTTTTGGTTGCATAATACCCTTCAGAAACCATGCTCATCTCCATCATAGCACTTTTTACAGTGTATCCTTTTCCAATCATATTTCCAAACATTCTGTTTCTTGAAAAAACAGAATATCCTGTAACTAATAAATCGCCTAAGTAAGCTGAGTCATTAATGTTACGTTTCATTTTATGCACTTTCTTGATGAATTTCTTCATTTCACGAATGGCATTACTCATGATAACCGATTGAAAATTGTCGCCATAACCTAAGCCATGTGCAATTCCAGCAGCTATCGCATAAATGTTTTTAAGCATTGCAGCATATTCGGTACCAATAATATCATCAGAAATTTTGGCTTTAATGTAGTTTCCAGATAGGTTTTTAGCAACAACGCCAGCTTTACTTGGATCGCCACATGCAATTGTTAAATATGATAATCTTTCAAGCGCAACTTCTTCGGCATGACATGGACCAGTAATAACACCAATATTGTAAAAAGGAATGTCGTATTTTATATGAAAATGCTCTCCAACAATCAAACTCGTTTCAGGAACAATCCCTTTAATAGCAGAGAAAACAATTTTATTCTCTAACGATACAGTTAGTTTCTCTAACTCAGCATGTAAAAAAGCCGATGGAATAGCAAAAATAATATAATCAGCATATTCAACGGCTTCATTTATATTATTGGTAAGTTTTAGTTTTTGAGTATCAAATTCTACCGAACTTAAGTAATTCGGGTTGTGTTTGTATTTATTAATGTGTTCGATAGCAGCGTCATTACGCATGTACCACGAAATTTCAGAAAGATTTACACATAGCATTTTTGCAATGGCGGTCGCCCAGCTTCCACCACCGATTACTGCAAATTTTAAATTTTCGCTCATTTAATTATTAATTTTCATCAAAAGTACTTAATAATGCAGTAATAACACAAAAAAGAGCCGAATTAATGTGCTATTTTGGTTTCAATAATAAAAAACGATTTTTTTTACATTGCATACAATAAGTTATTGATTCTTACGTTATAGTAGTTTATGAATTAGAATTTTAGTTAAATGAATTTACAAATTGAGTTAGTTAGTTTTGTTTTAGTATTGTGAAAAGGCGTCCTTAAAATAAGTTTAAGAACGCCTTTTCTATTTTATTTCTATCTTGAGAAGTTTAATAACTCATTTCTACAATCGATTTTACTTTATCCAAAGTAACCAATTGATTTTCTCCTAAACCTTTCCATCCTCTTTCTTCAAAGCGATTTACTATAAAATCGGCTGTTTTGTCATAGTCATTTGTATATTGAGATAGTTTGGTATCCATTCCCATAGTATGAAAAAAGGCCACTGTTTGGTTGATAGCTTCTTTAGCAACTTCATCATCTGAACCTGTTAGGTTAAAAATACGTCTTCCGTATTGTGCTAGTTTTCCTTTTTTAGTTTCAAACATTACATGGTATAAACTAGGACCAACAATTGCTAATGTTCTAGCATGGTCGATGCCGTATAAAGCAGTTAATTCATGACCAATCATATGAGTTGCCCAATCACTAGGTACGCCTTTTTGAATTAATCCATTTAACGCCATAGTACAACTCCACATAAAGTTTGAAGCCAGAGTATAATCAGTAGGGTTTTCAACCACTTTTGGTCCGACCTCTATTAAAGTTTGTAAAATACCTTCGGCAATTCGGTCTTGTAAATAACCTTCATGAGGATACGTTAAGTATTGTTCCATAACGTGAGTATAAGCATCTACAACACCATTTTGTAATTGTCTTTTTGGTAAAGATGTAATTACAGTTGGATCACAAATAGAGAATTTTGGAAACAACGCACTTCCACCAAAAGCTAATTTTTCCTGAGTAGCTTCAATGGTAACTACAGCACCTGAATTCATTTCACTTCCTGTTGCAGGCAACGTTAGAACGGTTCCGAATGGTACAGCATTTTCTTTAATCAACAAACGTTTATGAAGGATATCAATTGGATTCCCATCAAAATTAACGGTAGCCGAAATAAATTTAACTCCGTCAATTACAGAACCACCACCAACAGCTAAAATAAAATCAATTTTTTCAGCTTTGATAACCGCTACAGCTTTCATTAAAGTTTCGAAGTGTGGATTTGGTTCAATTCCGCCGAATTCTACAATATCAAAACCTTTAAGGTTATTGATTACTTGTTCGTGAATTCCGTTTTTAAAGATGCTCCCACCTCCATAAGCCAATAATATTTTGCTCCTTGAGGAACAAGGTCTTTTAGTTTATCAATTTGTCCTTTTCCGAAAACTAGATTTGTCGGATTGTATAATTCAAAGTTTAACATAGTTTTTTATTTTATAGTTACTAAGATAGTAAGTTGTTGAGGTTCTAAGTTTTTCTCATAGTAGAATAGAATCTCAGGAGCTTAGCGTCTTTATTTAGAATTCAATTTTTGTAATAACTTTTTAGCAACCAATTTTGATGATGCAGGATTTTGTCCTGTAATTAATAATCCATCTTCAACAGCGTATGGTTCCCAGTTTGCTCCTTTTAAGAAATTTGCTCCATTATGTTTTAAAGCATCTTCTAATAAAAAGGGAACGACTTTAGTTAAGCCAACGGCCTCTTCTTCTTCATTTGTAAAACCAGTTACTTTTTTTCCTTTTACTAAAAATTCACCATTTACTTTTACATTTTTAAGCACAGCAGGAGCGTGACAAACAAAAGCTACAGGTTTTTTGTGAGTATAAAAAGACTCAATTAAAGCAATTGAATTTTTATCTTCTACTAAATCCCACAATGGTCCATGACCTCCAGGATAAAAAACAGCATCGTAATTTGCTTGATTGATAGTCGAAAGTTTGTGTGTGTGTGCTAATTTTTCTTGTAATACTTTGTCAGTATCAAATCGTTTTGTGTCTTCTGTTGCAGATGCTGGATCTGCACTTTTTGGATCTATTGGTGGTTGCCCTCCAAGTGGTGAAGCAATTGTAATTTCAATACCCTGATCTAATAACTCATAATAAGGTGCAGCAAATTCTTCTGACCAAAAACCTGTTTTTTCTCCTGTATTGCCCAGTTTGTCATTACTGGTTACAACAAATAATACTTTTTTCATAGCTTTTTTATTTACTTTTTGGGCAGTAACTTTTGTACTGTTTATAGTTAATGCGATAATAACAAATAGAGCAATTTTCTTCATAAGATGTTTTATTTGATACAAAATTAGAGCAATTAAGGTATTAGTAAAAATAAAATAAATTATGTTTGTGATAAATATATTTATATCATGGTTAATTTAGAATGGTACAGAACGTTTAAATCGGTATATAAAAATGGTAATTTTTCTTTGGCTGCCAAAGAACTTTTTATCAGTCAACCAGCAGTTAGTCAGCAAATATCAATGTTGGAAGCACACGTAGGTTATAAGCTCTTTAACAGAAAATCAAAAGGAGTAGAACCAACGGACTATGCTAAGTTACTTAATAATCTAATTATAGATGCCCTGGATCGTCTCGAAAATGTAGAGAATGGATTTCGTGCAAAAGCCTCCGATGCCAATCGATTAATTTCAGTAGGGATTTCTAAAAATTTATTTGCTAGTTTAGGAAGTGTTCTGATTTCTAAATTCGATTTTATAGATTTTAGTTTTCATGATAATGATACACTTTTTGAGTTAGTTGATACTAAGAAGCTTGATTTTGCCATTATCACCAAGCAGTTTGATACGTTTGATACGATATACGAAATTGTTGGAAAAATTAAATTAATAATGGTTTCATCCCCACAACTTGAGACAAATGAATTCAAGTTAAAATTAAAATCTAAAAAATTATCTGAAATAGAGCAGTGGCTTAATGAGCAAAAATGGTATAGTCATGATGCTCGAATTCCGCATGTTAAATTGTTTTGGTTAAGTGTTTTTAATAAAAAAAGACCATCTATGGTGCCCAATTATATTATTCCTAATGAAAGTGAAATGCTAAGAGTACTTTCTAAGAATAGTGGAATTGGAATAACATGGGATTGTAATGCAAAAGAATTAATTCAGGAAAATAAGATAAAGCTACTATGGAATAGTAAAGAAATGCCTAGTATAGATGTTTTCTTATTGTCTGGAAAAAACAGTAACCTGAGTCCTATTTTTGAAACTATTGCTACAGAATTAAAGGAGGTTTTAAAATGATAATCACTTATGTTTATATTTGATAGAGGTTAAATCTTAATCAGTACAAATAGTATTTATATTTGTGTAAATTTTACGCATTAAAGTTATGATAGAAAATCAAAATATTAGAGTTGCTGTCGATGCGATTGTTTTTGGATACCAAAACAATCAATTATATGTGCTTTTAATTCAGCAAAAATTTGGATCTACAGAATCGTATTGGGCTTTGCCAGGCGGATTAGTGAAAAATGATGAATCATTGCAGCAAGCAGTAAAACGGGAGTTAAAAGAGGAAACTAATATTACGGTGAATCACTTTGAGCAATTATTTACTTTCGGTGATGATGTTTTCAGGGATCCGAGAAACAGGGTTATTTCTGTAGCATATTTTGCATTAGTAGATCCTTCAAAGCTAAAAGTTAAGGCTGATTCTGACGCAGATAATGCACAATGGTTTAAAGTGGATACTATTCCAGTTTTGGCTTTTGACCATAATTTGATTTTAAAAAAAGCAATTGAACGTTTAAAAGCAAAACTTACTTATGAACCAATCGGGTTTGATTTATTGCCAGTAGAGTTTATGTTTTCAGAATTAGAGAATTTGTATTGCACGATTTTAGAGAAAGAAATAGACAGAAGAAATTTCAGAAAAAAGATTTTAAGTTACGGGATTATTCAGGAAACAGATAATTTTTCTCCTAATAAAACAGGAAGGCCAGCAAAATTATTTAAGTTTAATCAGAAGAAATATAATGACTTATTGAAAGAAGGATTCCACTTTGAAATAAAGTTTGCGTAATTTTTACACAAAATAATTGTTGAACAGAATATTAAATGTATATTTGCGTATAATTAACGCAAACTAAAAAAGCTATGATACTTAATTTAGACCCAAATTTCAGACCATTTCCAGGACAAAAAGAAATAGATTTTAAAAGTTTCATTTTTTCAGGAGGAGAACCACATATCAAGATTAATCCTGATTTTGATGTCAATCAAAAAATAACAATTACACATAGATTAAATTCATTCAACGATTTTGGATTATTATGTTTAGCTGTTGACGCATTAAGAAGGATGGACGTAAAAGTTATTGATTTGTTTATTCCTTATTTTCCAGCGGCAAGACAAGATCGTGTCATGATAAAAGGAGAACCATTATCAGTAAAAGTTTATGCAGATATCATAAATGCAATGCAATTGAACAAAGTATCTGTTTTTGATGCACATTCTGAAGTTACCCCAGCTTTGGTAAACAATTGTGATGTAATTCCGAATCATATTTTTATCCAAAAAGTGATAAAAACAATAGGAAGCAATGTAAAATTAATTTCTCCAGACGGTGGAGCGTTGAAAAAAATCTATAAAGTTTCTGAGTTTCTTGGCGGAGTTGATGTTGTAGAATGTAGTAAAAGCCGCGATGTGAAAACAGGAAGATTATCAGGCTTTAAAGTATATGAAGATGATTTGCAGGGAATGGATTGTCTTATTGTAGATGATATTTGCGATGGAGGGGGAACCTTCGTAGGATTAGCAGAAGAGTTAAAAAAGAAAAATGCTGGAAAATTATATCTAGCGGTAAGCCACGGAATTTTCAATAAAGGTTTTGAGGTTTTAGATTGTTTCGATAAAATATTTACAACCAATTCTTTCAAAGATTTTGAAGGAGAAAGTGTTGAAGTTGTGAAATTAAGTGAATTGATATGAAGTATAGTATAGAAAAACTCATAGCAGAAAATCAAGATAATAAATATCTCTTTTTTTGGGGACATCAGCCAAATAAAGATGGAAGTATTTCTAAAACTTGTTTCAGTCAGTGGTGGTTAAGCTCATTTGAAGTTGATAATGTGACTTATAAAACGGCAGAACACTGGATGATGGCAAAGAAAGCAGAATTGTTTAACGATAAAGAAGTTTTAGAAAAAATAATTAAAGCCAATTCTCCTGCCGAAGCCAAAAAGTTAGGCAGAGAAGTTAAAAATTATGATGATGCTGTTTGGTTAGATAATAGATACGAGATTGTTCGACAAGGGAATTTTTACAAATTCAGTCAGAATAAGAATCTAAAAGAATTTCTAATTAATACAAAGGATAGAGTTTTAGTAGAAGCAAGCCCAGTTGATCCAATCTGGGGTATAGGAATGGCAAGTGACCACAAAGATGTTTTGAATCCTAAGAAATGGAGAGGGCCAAACCTTTTAGGATTTGCTTTGATGGAAGTTAGGGATGAATTAAAATAAGAAATATTATTTCATAGAAATTATGAATGAAAAAATAGCAAAAAGCATTAGCAAATTCCTGAGTTTAGTACTCAGACATTCGCCAGAAACCATAAATTTAAAACTAGATGAAAATGGTTGGGCAGATGTAGAAGAATTGATTGCAAAATGTTCGAAAAACGGAAACACATTAAATTCAGAACTTCTGGATTATGTAGTAGAAAATAATGATAAAAAAAGATTTGCTTTTAATGAAGATAAAACTAAAATAAGAGCAAGTCAGGGACATTCAATTTCGGTTGAGCTAAACCTCAATGAAGCAGAACCTTCGGAGTTTTTGTATCACGGGACAGTTGGGAAGTTTATGGAGAGTATCAAAAGAGAAGGACTTCAGAAAATGAGCCGTCAACACGTACATCTTAGCCAAGATAGAGAAACAGCTATTAAGGTGGGCGGAAGAAGAGGAGCTCCGCAGATTTTAAGCGTTAGGAGTGGAGCCATGCATAGAGACGGATTTAAATTTTATTTGTCTGAAAACAATGTTTGGTTAACGGATGAAGTGCCTGTAAAATATATAGAATTTTAATCATGAAAAGGACTTTGGTAATTGGAGATATTCATGGCGGATTAAGAGCTTTAATTCAGCTTTTGGAGCGAACCAATATCCATGCAAATGATAGATTGATTTTCTTAGGAGATTATGTTGATGGTTG is a genomic window containing:
- a CDS encoding NAD(P)H-dependent glycerol-3-phosphate dehydrogenase, translated to MSENLKFAVIGGGSWATAIAKMLCVNLSEISWYMRNDAAIEHINKYKHNPNYLSSVEFDTQKLKLTNNINEAVEYADYIIFAIPSAFLHAELEKLTVSLENKIVFSAIKGIVPETSLIVGEHFHIKYDIPFYNIGVITGPCHAEEVALERLSYLTIACGDPSKAGVVAKNLSGNYIKAKISDDIIGTEYAAMLKNIYAIAAGIAHGLGYGDNFQSVIMSNAIREMKKFIKKVHKMKRNINDSAYLGDLLVTGYSVFSRNRMFGNMIGKGYTVKSAMMEMSMVSEGYYATKSAYKLNQGYGAKTPIIDAVYSILYEGKDAKVVFKKLTDLLD
- a CDS encoding type 1 glutamine amidotransferase domain-containing protein, with protein sequence MKKIALFVIIALTINSTKVTAQKVNKKAMKKVLFVVTSNDKLGNTGEKTGFWSEEFAAPYYELLDQGIEITIASPLGGQPPIDPKSADPASATEDTKRFDTDKVLQEKLAHTHKLSTINQANYDAVFYPGGHGPLWDLVEDKNSIALIESFYTHKKPVAFVCHAPAVLKNVKVNGEFLVKGKKVTGFTNEEEEAVGLTKVVPFLLEDALKHNGANFLKGANWEPYAVEDGLLITGQNPASSKLVAKKLLQKLNSK
- a CDS encoding LysR family transcriptional regulator, whose product is MVNLEWYRTFKSVYKNGNFSLAAKELFISQPAVSQQISMLEAHVGYKLFNRKSKGVEPTDYAKLLNNLIIDALDRLENVENGFRAKASDANRLISVGISKNLFASLGSVLISKFDFIDFSFHDNDTLFELVDTKKLDFAIITKQFDTFDTIYEIVGKIKLIMVSSPQLETNEFKLKLKSKKLSEIEQWLNEQKWYSHDARIPHVKLFWLSVFNKKRPSMVPNYIIPNESEMLRVLSKNSGIGITWDCNAKELIQENKIKLLWNSKEMPSIDVFLLSGKNSNLSPIFETIATELKEVLK
- a CDS encoding NUDIX domain-containing protein, whose protein sequence is MIENQNIRVAVDAIVFGYQNNQLYVLLIQQKFGSTESYWALPGGLVKNDESLQQAVKRELKEETNITVNHFEQLFTFGDDVFRDPRNRVISVAYFALVDPSKLKVKADSDADNAQWFKVDTIPVLAFDHNLILKKAIERLKAKLTYEPIGFDLLPVEFMFSELENLYCTILEKEIDRRNFRKKILSYGIIQETDNFSPNKTGRPAKLFKFNQKKYNDLLKEGFHFEIKFA
- the prs gene encoding ribose-phosphate diphosphokinase; amino-acid sequence: MILNLDPNFRPFPGQKEIDFKSFIFSGGEPHIKINPDFDVNQKITITHRLNSFNDFGLLCLAVDALRRMDVKVIDLFIPYFPAARQDRVMIKGEPLSVKVYADIINAMQLNKVSVFDAHSEVTPALVNNCDVIPNHIFIQKVIKTIGSNVKLISPDGGALKKIYKVSEFLGGVDVVECSKSRDVKTGRLSGFKVYEDDLQGMDCLIVDDICDGGGTFVGLAEELKKKNAGKLYLAVSHGIFNKGFEVLDCFDKIFTTNSFKDFEGESVEVVKLSELI
- a CDS encoding NADAR family protein → MKYSIEKLIAENQDNKYLFFWGHQPNKDGSISKTCFSQWWLSSFEVDNVTYKTAEHWMMAKKAELFNDKEVLEKIIKANSPAEAKKLGREVKNYDDAVWLDNRYEIVRQGNFYKFSQNKNLKEFLINTKDRVLVEASPVDPIWGIGMASDHKDVLNPKKWRGPNLLGFALMEVRDELK
- a CDS encoding RNA 2'-phosphotransferase, whose product is MNEKIAKSISKFLSLVLRHSPETINLKLDENGWADVEELIAKCSKNGNTLNSELLDYVVENNDKKRFAFNEDKTKIRASQGHSISVELNLNEAEPSEFLYHGTVGKFMESIKREGLQKMSRQHVHLSQDRETAIKVGGRRGAPQILSVRSGAMHRDGFKFYLSENNVWLTDEVPVKYIEF